The Thermus brockianus genome window below encodes:
- a CDS encoding glutaredoxin family protein, translated as MVRLYGVPGCGPCEIVKMFLAQKGVPFTFVNAREDQEAAKKVAELAGSPTAGVVLEWDGKTEVIRGVSPATLNAWYARYREKAS; from the coding sequence ATGGTGCGGCTCTACGGCGTCCCCGGGTGCGGCCCCTGCGAGATCGTGAAGATGTTCCTGGCGCAAAAGGGCGTGCCCTTCACCTTTGTAAACGCCCGGGAGGACCAGGAGGCGGCGAAAAAGGTGGCGGAACTGGCCGGAAGCCCCACCGCCGGCGTGGTCCTGGAGTGGGACGGCAAGACCGAGGTGATCCGGGGGGTATCCCCCGCCACCCTCAACGCCTGGTACGCCCGCTACCGGGAGAAGGCCTCCTGA
- a CDS encoding DinB family protein has translation MPLEAYGTWEEALARLGETRKALLALLQGAEPAWLSTPLREGAWTPLMVAEHIALVEESTARVLRRLRRLASGESLPPVPFVPGTYKEGKPQAPEGVRPKGGLSLEEVLDLLQRARGFLLEEAAKADPHHPATFPHPFFGELNALGWVRAAAYHEAHHLKALQEAFSR, from the coding sequence ATGCCCCTGGAAGCCTACGGCACGTGGGAAGAGGCCCTGGCCCGGCTTGGTGAGACCCGGAAGGCCCTTTTGGCCCTTTTGCAAGGGGCAGAGCCCGCTTGGCTTTCCACCCCGTTGCGGGAAGGGGCCTGGACCCCTCTGATGGTGGCGGAGCACATCGCCTTGGTGGAGGAGTCCACCGCCCGGGTGCTCCGGCGGCTGAGGCGCCTGGCCTCTGGGGAAAGCCTCCCCCCGGTGCCCTTCGTCCCGGGGACGTACAAGGAGGGGAAGCCCCAGGCCCCCGAGGGGGTGAGGCCTAAAGGGGGGTTATCCCTGGAGGAGGTGCTGGACCTCCTGCAACGGGCCCGGGGCTTCCTCCTGGAGGAGGCGGCCAAGGCCGACCCCCACCACCCCGCCACCTTCCCCCACCCCTTCTTCGGGGAGCTCAACGCCCTGGGCTGGGTGCGCGCCGCCGCCTACCACGAGGCCCACCACCTGAAGGCCCTTCAGGAGGCCTTCTCCCGGTAG
- the ispG gene encoding flavodoxin-dependent (E)-4-hydroxy-3-methylbut-2-enyl-diphosphate synthase has product MRRPTPTVWVGRVPLGGAHPVAVQSMTNTPTADVEATFRQVAALYRAGSEIVRITVNDEAAAQAVPEIKERLLAEGMDVPLVGDFHYNGHLLLRKYPRMAEALDKFRINPGTLGRGRHKDEHFAEMVQIALDLGKPIRIGGNWGSLDPALLTELMDQNARRPEPKSAHEVVLEALVESVVRAYEAALEMGLGEDKIVLSAKVSKAPDLVQVYWELARRTQAPLHLGLTEAGMGVKGIVASAAALAPLLLEGIGDTIRVSLTPAPGEPRTKEVEVAQEILQALGLRTFAPEVTSCPGCGRTTSTRFQELAEEVSRHLKEKLPEWRKRYPGVEGLKVAVMGCVVNGPGESKHAHIGISLPGAGEEPKAPVYADGKLLTILKGENLAEEFLKLLETYVKERFAPKAQ; this is encoded by the coding sequence ATGAGACGGCCCACCCCCACGGTCTGGGTGGGGCGCGTTCCCTTGGGGGGCGCCCACCCCGTGGCCGTGCAGTCCATGACCAACACCCCCACCGCCGACGTGGAGGCCACCTTCCGCCAGGTGGCGGCGCTCTACCGGGCGGGGAGCGAGATCGTCCGCATTACGGTGAACGACGAGGCCGCCGCCCAGGCGGTGCCCGAGATCAAGGAGAGGCTTTTGGCCGAGGGCATGGACGTGCCCCTGGTGGGGGACTTCCACTATAACGGCCACCTCCTCCTCAGGAAGTACCCCCGGATGGCCGAGGCCCTGGACAAGTTCCGCATCAACCCGGGCACCCTGGGCCGGGGCCGGCACAAGGACGAGCACTTCGCCGAGATGGTGCAAATCGCCCTGGACCTGGGCAAGCCCATCCGCATCGGCGGCAACTGGGGTAGCCTGGACCCCGCCCTCCTCACCGAGCTCATGGACCAAAACGCCCGGCGCCCAGAGCCCAAAAGCGCCCACGAGGTGGTGCTGGAGGCCCTGGTGGAAAGCGTGGTGCGGGCCTACGAGGCGGCTTTGGAAATGGGCCTAGGGGAGGACAAGATCGTCCTTTCCGCCAAGGTGTCCAAGGCGCCCGACCTGGTCCAGGTCTACTGGGAGCTCGCCCGGCGCACCCAGGCTCCCCTCCACCTCGGCCTCACGGAGGCGGGCATGGGGGTGAAGGGCATCGTGGCCTCGGCCGCCGCCCTCGCCCCCCTTCTCCTAGAAGGGATTGGGGACACCATCCGCGTCTCCCTCACCCCTGCTCCCGGCGAGCCCCGGACCAAGGAGGTGGAGGTGGCCCAGGAGATCCTCCAGGCCCTGGGCCTGCGCACCTTTGCCCCCGAGGTGACGAGCTGCCCCGGATGCGGCCGCACCACCAGCACCCGCTTCCAGGAGTTGGCCGAAGAGGTATCCCGCCACCTTAAGGAAAAACTCCCCGAATGGCGTAAGCGCTACCCCGGGGTGGAGGGGCTCAAGGTGGCGGTGATGGGGTGCGTGGTGAATGGCCCCGGGGAGAGCAAGCACGCCCACATCGGCATCTCCCTCCCGGGGGCGGGGGAGGAGCCCAAGGCCCCGGTCTACGCCGACGGCAAGCTCCTCACCATCCTCAAGGGAGAAAACCTGGCGGAGGAGTTCTTAAAGCTCCTGGAAACCTACGTGAAGGAGCGCTTCGCCCCCAAGGCCCAATGA
- a CDS encoding enoyl-ACP reductase FabI has protein sequence MLTLDLSGKKALVMGVTNQRSLGYAIAEKLRQAGAEVALSYQGERLRPEAEKLAEALGGALLFQADVTQDAELDALFAGLREAWGSLDYLVHAIAFAPREAMEGRYLDTKRQDWLLALEVSAYSLVAVAQRAEALLNEGGSIVTLTYYASEKVVPKYNVMAIAKAALEASVRYLAYELGPKGVRVNAISAGPVRTVAARSIPGFTKMYDRVAQTAPLKRNVTHEEVGHLGLFLLSPLASGITGEVVYVDAGYHIMGMELE, from the coding sequence ATGCTCACCCTGGACCTTTCTGGCAAAAAAGCCCTGGTCATGGGGGTCACCAACCAGCGAAGCCTGGGCTACGCCATCGCCGAAAAGCTAAGGCAAGCGGGGGCCGAGGTGGCCCTAAGCTACCAAGGGGAAAGGCTTCGGCCCGAGGCGGAAAAGCTCGCCGAGGCCCTGGGCGGGGCCCTCCTCTTCCAGGCGGACGTGACCCAAGACGCCGAGCTGGACGCCCTCTTCGCCGGCCTAAGGGAGGCCTGGGGAAGCCTGGACTACCTGGTCCACGCCATCGCCTTCGCCCCCCGGGAGGCCATGGAGGGCCGCTACCTGGACACCAAGCGGCAGGACTGGCTCCTGGCCCTGGAGGTTTCCGCCTACTCCCTGGTGGCGGTGGCCCAGCGGGCGGAAGCCCTCCTCAACGAAGGGGGTAGCATCGTCACCCTCACCTACTACGCCAGCGAGAAGGTGGTGCCCAAGTACAACGTCATGGCCATCGCCAAGGCCGCTTTGGAGGCCAGCGTCCGCTACCTGGCCTACGAGCTCGGCCCCAAGGGGGTGCGGGTGAACGCCATCTCCGCTGGCCCCGTGCGCACCGTGGCCGCCCGGAGCATCCCCGGCTTCACCAAGATGTACGACCGGGTGGCCCAGACCGCCCCCCTCAAGCGCAACGTCACCCACGAGGAGGTGGGCCACCTGGGCCTGTTCCTCCTCTCCCCCCTGGCAAGCGGCATCACGGGAGAGGTGGTCTACGTGGACGCCGGGTACCACATCATGGGGATGGAGCTGGAATAG